A genomic region of Cryptococcus gattii WM276 chromosome F, complete sequence contains the following coding sequences:
- a CDS encoding glycogen metabolism-related protein, putative (Similar to TIGR gene model, INSD accession AAW44373.1), whose amino-acid sequence MAPSAQDISQFTAITQASEDEAIHWLESSGSLEAAVQDYLAVQDSAGTAGTVNDFSDNETPSLATTGGATGAHTLSGAPVQDTLPAGWGKPQRSLFGRIQHNDDDRGDDDKDPEELFAGGGRNSGLAVQNPDNAPESGNSLVDKILKAARRNGAAPPRSNEPAKPSSRSAFFGGAGNTLGSDETPSTSVPSEQPSQSSGPSVQTGGMPGGFGGLGAIPPGVMEHLMNQMSGRSGTPPSALSPGPSNIDHIDPSRISTDENGETVVHRSLTFWRNGFSIEDGPLLPYDEPQNRHLLQALEEGRAPSAAFGVPFDQRVNVEVHQRRGDDYVAPKKKMRAFEGGGQRLGDAVPEVASSSASPMPGSLPVSSSNIGENTGRGTSGETKFEVDPSKPTANIQLRFGDGSRQVARVNLSHTIADLRSYVTAARADSRPFVLQTTFPSKELSDMNETVEGAKLQNAVVVQRFV is encoded by the exons ATGGCCCCGTCAGCCCAAG ATATTTCTCAGTTCACTGCCATTACACAAGCGTCCGAGGATGAAGCTATCCACTGGCTCGAGTCCAGTGGTAGTCTCGAG GCTGCCGTGCAGGACTACTTGGCTGTCCAGGATTCTGCTGGTACCGCTGGCACAGTGAATGACTTCTCTGATAATGAAACACCTAGTCTGGCCACTACCGGCGGAGCCACTGGTGCGCACACTCTTTCCGGTGCTCCCGTCCAAGACACTCTTCCGGCCGGATGGGGTAAACCCCAAAGATCTCTGTTTGGACGTATCCAGCACAATGACGATGACCGAGGCGACGATGACAAGGATCCGGAAGAGCTCTTTGCCGGTGGAGGCAGAAACAGTGGGTTAGCGGTCCAGAATCCTGATAATGCTCCGGAGTCTGGCAACTCTTTGGTGGATAAGATCTTGAAGGCTGCCAGAAG GAACGGTGCCGCTCCTCCTCGATCAAATGAGCCTGCTAAGCCATCCAGCCGTTCAGCCTTCTTTGGCGGAGCAGGTAATACTCTCGGCTCTGACGAAACTCCCTCAACTTCAGTCCCCTCGGAGCAACCTTCCCAATCTTCCGGACCTTCTGTTCAGACTGGCGGGATGCCCGGAGGTTTCGGTGGGTTGGGAGCTATCCCCCCTGGAGTGATGGAGCACCTCATGAATCAGATGAGTGGTCGATCTGGCACACCACCTTCTGCCCTTTCACCTGGTCCTAGTAACATTGATCACATCGATCCTTCTCGGATCTCCACTGATGAGAATGGAGAGACTGTCGTTCATCGTAGCCTTACTTTCTGGCGAAACGGCTTCTCCATTGAAGACGGCCCTTTGCTTCCTTATGATGAACCGCAGAACAGGCACCTTCTTCAAGCATTGGAAGAGGGCCGTGCTCCTTCAGCTGCGTTCGGTGTGCCTTTCGATCAGAGAGTGAACGTGGAAGTTCATCagaggagaggagatgaCTATGTGGCTCcgaagaaaaagatgaGGGCATTTGAAGGTGGCGGTCAAAGATTGGGTGATGCTGTACCGGAAGTGGCGAGTAGTAGCGCTAGCCCCATGCCTGGATCATTGCCTgtctcatcttccaacATTGGTGAAAATACTGGTAGAGGTACCTCGGGCGAAACCAAGTTTGAAGTGGACCCTTCCAAACCTACGGCAAACATCCAACTGCGTTTCGGTGATGGCTCCCG GCAAGTAGCCCGGGTCAACCTGTCTCACACCATTGCGGACTTGCGTTCTTATGTGACTGCTGCCCGTGCCGACTCTCGACCTTTTGTTCTCCAAACCACCTTCCCTTCAAAGGAGCTTTCAGACATGAACGAGACAGTAGAGGGAGCCAAGCTGCAAAACGCCGTGGTTGTCCAGCGTTTTGTTTAG
- a CDS encoding biotin synthase, putative (Similar to TIGR gene model, INSD accession AAW44375.1), producing MSFARSLRPVLRSTAPTASRGHAVAVDTPFLPPSPSVQQSEKRRYVDGDVRHDWRRSEIQKIFDAPLMEIIYRAATVHRLHQDASRIQLCTLMNIKTGGCTEDCKYCSQSSSYKTPTKASRLVNIEPVLEAARQAKANGSTRFCMGAAWRDLAGKKSGFEKILEMVKEVRGMGMEVCTTLGMLTPEQAIRLKEAGLSAYNHNLDTSREFYPEVITSRSYDDRLSTIAAVREAGISVCSGGILGLGEQDEDRVGLIHEVSRMPEHPESFPVNTLVPIPGTPLEGNEPVKVHTVLRTIATARIVLPKTIIRLAAGRHEFSETEQAMAFMAGANAIFTGEKMLTTPCSGWDDDKAMLDRWGLRGQRSFEDKESLEVPLKAEQMEDGASAVL from the exons ATGTCTTTCGCACGCTCGCTCCGCCCAGTCCTCAGAAGCACAGCTCCCACAGCTTCCCGTGGCCACGCTGTCGCGGTCGACACCCCATTCCTCCCTCCTTCACCCTCAGTTCAGCAGTCAGAGAAGCGCAGGTATGTGGATGGCGATGTTAGGCATGACTGGCGAAGGAGCGAAATTCAGAAGATCTTTGATGCTCCATTGATGGAGATCATCTACCGAGCT GCTACTGTGCATAGGTTGCACCAGGACGCCTCGAGGATCCAGCTCTGTACCCTTATGAACATCAAAA CCGGTGGATGCACTGAAGACTGCAAGTATTGCTCCCAATCATCCTCCTACAAGACACCCACAAAAGCTTCCCGGCTCGTCAACATTGAGCCTGTCCTTGAGGCTGCTCGTCAGGCCAAGGCCAACGGTTCCACTAGATTCTGCATGGGTGCTGCTTGGAGGGACTTGGCTGGTAAGAAGAGTGGATTCGAAAAGATCTTGGAAATGGTTAAGGAAGTCAGGGGTATGGGAATGGAGG TCTGCACTACTTTGGGTATGCTCACTCCTGAACAAGCTATCCGGCTCAAGGAAGCTGGTCTCAGCGCCTATAACCACAACCTTGACACTTCTCGTGAATTTTACCCCGAG GTTATTACTTCTCGATCATACGATGATCGGTTGAGCACCATCGCCGCCGTGAGAGAAGCTGGTATCTCAGTCTGTTCTGGTGGTATTCTCGGTTTGGGAGAGCAGGATGAGGACCGTGTTGGATTGATCCACGAGGTCTCCAG GATGCCCGAGCACCCTGAATCTTTCCCCGTTAACACACTTGTCCCTATCCCTGGCACTCCACTCGAAGGCAACGAGCCTGTCAAGGTTCACACCGTCCTCCGAACCATCGCTACTGCCCGTATCGTCCTTCCCAAGACCATTATTCGTCTCGCCGCTGGTCGACACGAGTTCAGTGAGACTGAGCAGGCCATGGCCTTCATGGCCGGTGCCAACGCTATCTTCACTGGTGAGAAGATGCTTACCACCCCTTGCTCTGGATGGGATGACGACAAGGCCATGTTGGACAGGTGGGGTCTCAGGGGTCAAAGGAGCTTTGAGGATAAGGAGAGTTTGGAAGTACCTTTGAAGGCTGAGCAGATGGAGGATGGCGCGAGCGCTGTGCTTTAG
- a CDS encoding myo-inositol oxygenase (Similar to TIGR gene model, INSD accession AAW44049.1): MHAPEINDYIKHEAAKLDKVSDEIDEVNILKLKQKNAVEKTQAEIEYDLASKFDQEKDKAAFRQYEDACDRVKSFYAEQHLKQTYEYNVKIRQEFRNTVRARMSIWEAMELLDNLVDESDPDTSVGQIEHLLQTAEAIRRDGKPEWMQVTGLIHDLGKLLCFFGADGQWDVVGDTFVVGCQFSDKIIYPDTFKANPDYNNPKLNTKYGVYEPNCGLDNVLLSWGHDEYMYEICKNQSTLPQEALAMIRYHSFYPWHREGAYQDLMNEKDYEQLKAVKAFNPYDLYSKSDDPPKKAELKPYYQGLISKFFPDEVQW, encoded by the exons ATGCACGCTCCCGAGATCAACGACTACATCAAGCACGAGGCCGCCAAGCTCGATAAAGTGTCTGACGAGATCGACGAGGTCAACATCTTGAAGCTCAAGCAGAAGAATGCTGTCGAGAAGACTCAAGCAGAGATCGAATACGACCTCGCGAGCAAGTTTGACCAGGAGAAAGACAAGGCCGCTTTCAGGCAGTACGAGGATGCTTGTGACCGAGTCAAGAGCTTCTATGCG GAGCAACACTTGAAGCAGACCTACGAGTATAATGTCAAGATCCGACAAGAGTTCCGAAACACCGTCCGTGCTCGCATGTCTATCTGGGAAGCCATGGAGCTTCTTGACAACCTTGTCGACGAGTCCGACCCTGACACCTCTGTGGGCCAAATCGagcatcttcttcagaCCGCTGAGGCCATTCGACGAGACGGCAAGCCCGAGTGGATGCAAGTCACTGGTTTGATTCACGATCTCGGCAAGCTCCTCTGCTTTTTCGGTGCCGACGGTCAGTGGGACGTTGTCGGTGACACTTTCGTCGTTGGTTGCCAGTTCTCCGACAAGATCATTTACCCCGACACCTTCAAGGCTAACCCGGATTACAACAACCCCAAGTTGAACACCAAGTACGGTGTCTACGAGCCTAACTGCGGTTTGGACAACGTCTTGCTCAGCTGGGGCCACGATGAGTACATGTACGAGATCTGCAAGAACCAATCTACTC TTCCCCAAGAAGCTCTTGCTATGATCCGTTATCACTCCTTCTATCCCTGGCACCGAGAGGGTGCCTACCAGGACCTCATGAACGAGAAGGATTACGAACAACTCAAGGCAGTCAAGGCCTTCAACC CCTATGACCTCTACTCCAAGTCTGACGACCCCCCCAAGAAGGCGGAGCTCAAGCCTTATTACCAAGGACTCATCTCTAAGTTCTTCCCTGACGAGGTCCAGTGGTAG
- a CDS encoding yippee-like, putative (Similar to TIGR gene model, INSD accession AAW44382.1) — protein sequence MPTTASLDLHYLPDDKPIFACHSCSKVVLMPKKALQDELVSKAFNGRSGRAYLMNSTINTSLGKIEERKLLTGTHTVADLLCASCKGSLGWMYIKAPNGDQRYKEGRYILEAARIIKENNW from the exons ATGCCAACTACTGCGTCTCTCGATCTTCACTACCTCCCAGATGATAAGCCCATTTTCGCGTGCCATTCATGTTCGAAGGTGGTT CTAATGCCAAAGAAGGCTCTCCAAGATGAACTGGTTTCGAAAGCCTTCAATGGGCGATCGGGCCGAGCGTA tctAATGAACTCGACGATCAATACGTCGCTGGGAAAAATTGAGGAGCGAAAGCTTCT GACCGGGACTCACACTGTAGCTGACCTTCTTTGTGCTTCATGCAAGGGATCACTGGGATGGATGTACATCAAGGCGCCAAACGGTGACCAGCGATACAAAGAAG GACGATACATTCTAGAGGCCGCGAGGATTATCAAAGAGAACAATTGGTGA
- a CDS encoding pre-mRNA splicing factor, putative (Similar to TIGR gene model, INSD accession AAW44045.1): MSEPPAKRSKMDSTAAPEKNPYLAHRNEGSSYGGMTNGASGVTGSIDRNEHPLNGMVPRKVTVDQAKKIMDGDVNPFKNLAPWSNTYKKILEQRKGLPVYQKMQEFLTVFNENQIVVMEGQTGSGKTTQIPQFVCYSDLPMLRGKMVACTQPRRVAAMSVAKRVADEMDVQLGKQVGYSIRFEDMTEPGTTFLKYMTDGMLLREAMNDPLLERYSTVILDEAHERTLATDILMGLLKDIAKRRPDLKIIVMSATLDVGKFQKYFGDTNPTGLAPVVKVSGRTFPVETFFTQEPENDYVEAAIRTVLFIHQAEDEGDVLLFLTGEEEIEDACRKIRAEGEELASKGMAGPLLVVPLYSSLPPHQQQRIFDAAPPARKDGLPGRKIVVSTNIAETSLTIDGIVYVVDPGFCKQKVYNPRIRVESLLVTPISKASAMQRAGRAGRTRPGKCFRLYTERDFVKELEEQTHPEILRSNLANTVLELIKLGIKDLVHFDYMDAPAPETIMRALELLHYLAALDDDGNLTPLGSIMAEFPLDPQLAKMLIVSPEFGCSNEILSLTAMLSVPNVFMRPASQRKEADLAKAQFTHPDGDHLTMLNVYHAYKSNEADAKNWCWQNYLNQRSLAQADNVRTQLKRAMEKFDLELCSTAWEDRNYWNNIRQALTCGFFMHVAHKEGEKGSYMTVKDNQVVRLHLSCGLDTTPEWVIYNEFVLTTANFIRTVTEVRPEWLLEYAPQYFDPETFPANSETRRALQRVLDRKLGKISSSKHGKDGKDKKDKKKKRKAE; the protein is encoded by the exons ATGTCTGAGCCCCCTGCTAAAAGGTCGAAGATGGACTCTACTGCAGCTCCCGAAAAAAATCCCTACCT CGCCCACAGGAATGAAGGTTCTTCGTACGGAGGAATGACTAACGGCGCCAGCGGTGTGACCGGCTCGATCGACCGGAATGAACACCCCTTAAACGGAATGGTTCCCAGGAAAGTTACCGTGGACCAGGCTAAAAAGATCATG GATGGCGATGTCAATCCTTTCAAGAACCTTGCTCCTTGGTCTAACACCTACAAAAAGATCTTGGAGCAGCGAAAGGGGCTACCCGTCTACCAGAAGATGCAGGAATTCCTTACAGTCTTCAACGAGAACCAGATTGTGGTGATGGAAGGCCAGACCGGTTCGGGAAAGACCACCCAGATTCCCCAGTTTGTCTGTTATTCCGACCTGCCGATGTTGAGGGGCAAGATGGTCGCCTGTACCCAACCCCGACGAGTCGCTGCTATGAGTGTTGCTAAACGAGTTGCCGATGAAATGGATG TGCAATTGGGAAAGCAGGTCGGTTACTCTATTCGATTTGAAGATATGACCGAACCTGGAACCACTTTCCTCAAGTACATGACAGATGGTATGCTCCTCCGAGAAGCCATGAACGACCCTTTACTCGAGCGATACTCTACTGTTATTTTGGACGAAGCGCACGAGCGTACATTAGCCACCGATATCTTGATGGGTCTTTTGAAGGACATTGCGAAAAGACGACCAGACTTGAAGATCATTGTAATGTCTGCTACGCTTGATGTCGGAAAATTCCAAAAGTACTTCGGAGACACCAATCCCACCGGCCTTGCTCCTGTCGTCAAGGTTTCTGGTCGAACTTTCCCCGTCGAAACTTTCTTCACACAAGAGCCCGAAAACGATTATGTCGAAGCTGCTATCCGAACAGTTCTTTTCATTCATCAagcagaagatgaaggagatgtTCTGCTGTTCTTAActggtgaagaagaaatcGAAGATGCATGTCGAAAAATCAGGGCCGAGGGCGAAGAGCTTGCTAGTAAGGGCATGGCTGGTCCTTTGCTGGTTGTCCCTCTCTATtcatcccttcctcctcatcaacAGCAGCGAATTTTCGATGCTGCTCCTCCCGCGCGCAAGGATGGTCTCCCGGGACGGAAGATCGTTGTTTCTACCAACATTGCCGAAACTTCTCTTACTATTGACGGTATCGTTTACGTCGTTGACCCCGGTTTCTGCAAGCAAAAAGTCTACAACCCTCGTATTCGAGTAGAGTCTTTGTTAGTCACCCCTATATCGAAGGCGTCAGCGATGCAACGTGCTGGTCGTGCTGGTCGTACAAGGCCAGGCAAGTGTTTCAGGTTGTACACGGAGAGGGACTTTGTCAAGGAGTTGGAGGAACAGACCCACCCGGAAATCTTGAGGAGCAATTTGGCAAACACAGTTCTGGAATTGATCAAGCTAGGTATCAAGGATCTTGTGCACTTTGACTACATGG ACGCTCCTGCGCCCGAGACTATCATGCGTGCTCTTGAGCTCTTGCATTATCTTGCGGCCCTCGACGATGATGGCAACCTCACCCCTCTTGGTTCCATCATGGCCGAATTCCCTCTCGACCCACAGTTGGCCAAGATGCTCATCGTATCTCCGGAATTCGGCTGTTCCAACGAGATCCTTTCTCTTACCGCCATGCTCTCAGTCCCCAACGTATTCATGCGTCCCGCCTCCCAACGAAAAGAAGCCGACTTGGCTAAGGCCCAGTTCACGCATCCAGACGGCGATCACCTCACCATGCTTAACGTTTACCATGCCTACAAGTCGAATGAGGCCGACGCAAAGAATTGGTGTTGGCAAAACTACCTTAATCAACGAAGTCTTGCCCAGGCAGACAATGTTCGAACACAGTTGAAGCGAGCGATGGAGAAGTTCGACTTGGAGCTGTGCAGTACGGCGTGGGAGGACAGGAACTATTGGAACAACATTCGTCAGGCTTTGACTTGTGGGTTCTTCATGCACGTGGCGCATAAAGAGGGTGAGAAGGGTAGCTATATGACTGTTAAGGATAACCAA GTCGTACGACTGCATCTTTCTTGCGGCTTAGACACTACGCCTGAATGGGTCATCTATAACGAATTTGTCTTGACCACTGCCAAC TTCATTCGTACAGTAACTGAAGTTCGCCCCGAATGGCTTCTCGAATACGCTCCTCAATACTTTGACCCTGAAACATTCCCCGCCAACAGCGAAACCCGACGGGCGTTGCAGCGAGTATTGGACAGGAAGTTGGGCAAAATCTCTAGTAGCAAGCACGGAAAGGATGGCAAGGATaagaaggacaagaagaagaagaggaaggcCGAGTGA
- a CDS encoding vesicle-mediated transport-related protein, putative (Similar to TIGR gene model, INSD accession AAW44051.1) — MPRRDLVRIVLVGDDGVGKSSIITSLIKEAFVTNVPHVVPEVTIPSEITPENFTTSIIDTSSNPRSRPHLLSSISRAHVICLVYSIADPSSFDRVAEYWLPLFRREGINVPVILVGNKIDLRGGRVTNQGLEDESAPIMREFKEVETVVECSALLPLNVSEVFYFAQKAVLHPTAPLYDSREHTLKPKCLEALKRIFTISDVDKDGLLNAHELNQFQQKCFSTPLQSQELDGILEIVRSYDPFAVQPLPSSSPNTPLSRDSSYAQLHYFNNNIAPHSPPQEGITELGFLYLHTMFIQQGRMETTWTVLRKFGYGESLDLREDFLAPRFDVPSDCSVELSPLGNQFLTDIFEAYDKDQDGALSQHELDDLFSTSPGNPWLSQGFPDTTITDDMGRVTLQGCMSTLLNHRTTLNYLAYLGYSSSPATDLPTPTALHVTRPRKQDRRQRKVTRNVFLCYVLGATGSGKTSLLRSFVNRPYKGGEDGLGGYEPTTKVLSVVNSVEMEGVEKYLVLQEFGSKYESEILRNSKRLDMADVIIYVHDSSDTNSFSYISNLRQQYSLDHIPAIFVATKSDLDLAQQRHEVQPDVYCRRLGLQAPMAVSSRLGPLHNLWVAITRVALDPTSSLPRGPRSQMSPAQRIRVVARWGLAATTISAVVAVWMRWQGYSFKGVWNWIAKFAGLRT; from the exons ATGCCCCGACGTGATTTGGTTCGCATTGTGTTGGTTGGAGATG ATGGCGTTGGAAAGTCATCTATCATTACCTCGCTCATCAAAGAAGCATTCGTCACAAAC GTACCACATGTTGTCCCAGAAGTGACCATTCCATCAGAAATAACACCGGAGAACTTTACAACCTCTATCATTGATACGTCTT CGAACCCAAGGTCGAGGCCACACCTTCTCAGCTCTATATCACGAGCCCATGTCATTTGCTTGGTCTATTCTATTGCTGATCCAAGCTCCTTCGATCGCGTAGCAGAGTATTGGTTGCCATTGTTCAGAAGGGAGGGTATCAAT GTTCCTGTCATTCTTGTTGGCAACAAGATCGACTTACGTGGCGGAAGGGTGACCAACCAAGGCTTAGAGGATGAAAGTGCACCGATCATGCGCGAATTCAAG GAAGTGGAGACAGTTGTGGAGTGTTCCGCTTTACTACCTCTCAACGTTTCTGAAGTCTTCTACTTCGCTCAGAAGGCAGTGTTGCATCCCACTGCCCCACTTTATGATTCCCGAGAACAT ACCTTGAAACCCAAATGTCTGGAAGCGCTAAAGCGAATATTCACCATCTCTGACGTAGACAAGGATGGTCTTCTCAATGCTCACGAGCTGAACCAATTCCAA CAAAAATGTTTCTCTACACCTCTTCAATCCCAAGAGCTTGATGGCATCCTCGAAATCGTTCGCTCTTATGACCCATTCGCGGTTCAACCCCTCCCCTCCTCCAGTCCCAACACCCCTCTTTCTCGCGATTCTTCATATGCCCAATTACATTATTTCAACAACAACATCGCCCCACATTCTCCTCCTCAAGAGGGCATAACGGAGCTCGGTTTCTTATACCTGCACACAATGTTCATTCAGCAAGGAAGGATGGAGACCACATGGACAGTTCTAAGAAAGTTTGGCTATGGGGAGAGTTTGGATTTGAGAGAGGACTTTTTGGCGCCAAGATTTGACGTGCCGTCCGATTGCTCGGTAGAACTGAGCCCGCTGGGCAATCAGTTCTTGACGGACATCTTTGAGGCGTATGACAAG GACCAAGACGGAGCTCTTTCTCAACATGAGCTTGACGACCTTTTCTCAACATCCCCTGGAAATCCATGGCTTTCACAGGGCTTCCCTGATACCACCATTACGGACGATATGGGTAGAGTCACGCTTCAAGGATG TATGTCAACACTTCTCAACCACCGTACGACTCTTAACTACCTCGCCTA CCTCGGAtactcttcctctcccGCCACTGATCTTCCTACTCCCACAGCCCTTCATGTCACTCGTCCACGCAAACAAGACCGACGTCAACGAAAAGTTACCCGCAATGTCTTCCTATGCTATGTTTTGGGTGCCACTGGCTCTGGTAAGACTAGCTTGTTACGCTCTTTTGTAAACAGACCGTACAAGGGTGGTGAGGATGGTTTGGGAGGGTATGAGCCAACTACGAAGGTATTGAGTGTCGTAAATTCTGTTGAAATGGAGGGTGTAGAGAAGTACTTAGTC TTGCAAGAATTCGGATCAAAGTATGAGAGTGAAATATTACGGAATAGCAAACGACTGGATATGGCAGATGTCATTATTTACGTCCACGATTCAAGTGATACCAACTCCTTTTCTTACATTTCCAATCTTCGA CAACAATACTCTTTGGATCACATCCCTGCCATATTTGTGGCTACCAAGTCTGACCTTGATTTAGCTCAGCAACGGCACGAAGTACAACCCGATGTGTACTGTCGACGTCTGGGCCTCCAGGCACCCATGGCCGTGTCATCCCGATTAGGCCCTCTACACAACCTTTGGGTAGCCATTACTCGTGTCGCTCTTGATCCCACGTCATCCCTTCCTCGTGGGCCGAGGTCGCAAATGTCACCCGCACAGAGGATACGGGTGGTGGCTCGTTGGGGTTTGGCGGCGACAACGATTAGCGCGGTCGTGGCTGTGTGGATGAGGTGGCAGGGATATAGCTTCAAGGGTGTATGGAACTGGATAGCCAAGTTTGCTGGGTTAAGAACATGA
- a CDS encoding uncharacterized protein (Similar to TIGR gene model, INSD accession AAW44047.1): MSSRPDSVRGLYTPPAEEWVFLPPTVSPPPPTSSPPTHLPTPFNPDDSQLDGDLVLPLMGRPFNLFLSEYLTTAMGMPFEVGKTLLQVEYRPKRKFEPLEEADQGVKIEQEKFKEKFKEEDELSNPEEADMYFTDRLAQSSEPVVPATEQVLETDAAGYLPDLHPTWLLKDDPDVSRGNGVWGMIRRIRYTPSEGLPALWKSQLVSTLHSFFSTLLQPSVHSFLQILTPYPPLSLDTPLTAFPNPSLPLGIQVASHLLTHLVLSPLEIIRTRLIVMPVSHPSTPSSIAIFREMINEEGGFVNMYLHPNVLFPALLEHTLRPLFALSTPLLLERYLGISPDISPITYSLADLSLGLAHLLILLPIETIRRRLQLQSRAPGGGKRMKTVVKVRERDYVGIVEGLWRIVTEETGVRRTRIERGEEGGWFAGVRQLYRGFGMAATAHATVFGLGLVSATLSGGDGGWKEI, from the exons ATGTCTTCTCGTCCAGACTCCGTGAGAGGCCTCTACA CTCCTCCAGCCGAAGAATGGGTGTTCCTTCCGCCCACAGTCTCCCCTCCGCCTCCCacttcttcccctcccaCGCACCTCCCTACTCCCTTCAATCCCGATGACTCTCAGCTAGACGGCGAtcttgttcttcctctAATGGGCCGACCATTTAACTTGTTCTTGTCAGAGTATCTGACGACGGCGATGGGAATGCCGTTTGAAGTGGGCAAGACGCTCTTACAGGTTGAATATAGACCTAAAAGGAAGTTTGAGCCGCTCGAAGAAGCTGATCAGGGTGTCAAAATTGAACAGGAAAAGTTCAAGGAAAAGTTTaaggaggaagacgaaCTAAGCAACCCCGAGGAAGCCGACATGTATTTCACCGACAGACTAGCACAGTCGTCAGAGCCGGTCGTTCCTGCGACGGAACAAGTCCTCGAGACTGATGCGGCGGGCTATCTTCCAGATT TGCACCCAACATGGCTCCTCAAGGATGATCCAGACGTTTCGAGGGGTAACGGTGTCTGGGGCATGATCCGTCGTATCCGCTACACTCCCTCCGAAGGTCTCCCAGCTTTGTGGAAATCTCAACTTGTCTCCACCCTTCactccttcttctccactCTCCTGCAACCCTCTGTCCACTCTTTCCTCCAAATCCTCACTCCATACCCCCCACTTTCACTCGATACTCCTCTAACGGCATTCCCAAACCCATCATTGCCGCTAGGTATCCAAGTTGCCAGTCACTTGTTGACCCACTTGGTGCTTTCTCCTTTGGAGATCATCAGGACAAGACTGATCGTCATGCCCGTCTCACACCCTTCCACACCAAGCAGCATTGCTATCTTCCGCGAAATGATCAATGAAGAAGGTGGTTTTGTCAACATGTATCTCCACCCTAACGTCCTTTTCCCCGCTCTCCTTGAACACACTCTCCGCCCTCTCTTTGCGCTCTCGACTCCTTTGTTGCTTGAGCGATATCTTGGCATTTCACCAGATATTTCACCTATAACATATTCTCTTGCCGACCTTTCCTTAGGACTGGCTCATCTACTCATCTTACTCCCCATCGAGACCATTAGACGCCGTCTTCAGCTCCAGAGCAGAGCGCCCGGAGGCGgaaagaggatgaaaaCTGTTGTCAAGGTACGAGAGAGAGACTATGTCGGTATCGTAGAGGGTCTGTGGAGAATTGTCACGGAAGAAACTGGTGTAAGAAGGACGAGGATtgagagaggagaggaaggcGGATGGTTTGCTGGTGTTAGGCAATTGTATCGTGGT TTTGGAATGGCCGCTACGGCGCACGCGACAGTCTTCGGTCTTGGGTTGGTCAGTGCGACTTTGTCGGGCGGAGATGGGGGGTGGAAGGAGATTTAA